The Apodemus sylvaticus chromosome 17, mApoSyl1.1, whole genome shotgun sequence genome contains a region encoding:
- the LOC127667394 gene encoding keratin, type II microfibrillar, component 7C-like produces the protein MKCEEMKGTVQKCVQTPRHSKEALNRLNQAIQQLKMEACGTQSQPCELQKSKDLEAMQDVASGSAKGKLAWLEAALQRAKQDMARQLREYQELMIVKLGLDFEIATYRRLLEGEEQRLGRGLGAGSAAPGGDVTGGPGLTSPARAPGVSSCGLDMSAPGGGCALCSSTGCVGGFGCRGSREC, from the exons TGTGAAGAGATGAAGGGCACTGTGCAGAAATGTGTGCAGACCCCCAGGCACAGCAAGGAGGCCCTGAACAGGCTCAACCAGGCTATCCAGCAGCTGAAGATGGAGGCATGTGGTACTCAGAGTCAG CCTTGTGAACTACAGAAAAGCAAAGACTTGGAGGCCATGCAGGATGTGGCCTCGGGCAGTGCTAAGGGCAAGCTGGCCTGGCTGGAGGCTGCCCTGCAGCGAGCCAAGCAGGACATGGCTCGACAGCTACGTGAGTACCAGGAGCTCATGATTGTCAAACTGGGCCTGGACTTTGAGATCGCCACCTACCGCAGACTGCTGGAGGGTGAGGAGCAGAG GCTTGGTCGGGGGCTTGGGGCAGGGAGCGCTG CTCCCGGCGGTGACGTCACTGGAGGTCCCGGCCTGACCTCCCCTGCAAGAGCACCAGGCGTCAGTTCCTGTGGCCTGGACATGAGCGCCCCTGGTGGTGGCTGCGCTCTCTGCAGCTCCACGGGCTGTGTTGGAGGCTTTGGTTGCCGTGGCTCCCGTGAATGTTGA